A window from Aquabacterium sp. NJ1 encodes these proteins:
- the acs gene encoding acetate--CoA ligase yields the protein MTGPTETTNQSKQYPVPEAFARTAHVGSRAAYDKLCAQAQENYEGYWAGLAKQFLTWHKPFTKALDESNAPFFKWFEDGELNASYNCLDRNIEAGLGDKTAIIFEADDGQVTHVTYKNLLARVSKLANALKAQGVKKGDRVVLYLPMSVEGVVAMQACARIGATHSVVFGGFSAQSLRDRVEDAGAVVVITADEQLRGGKALPLKAIVDEALTLGGCDSVRQVIVWQRTGGKVPMVAGRDVYLHDVVAQQSDVCPPEWVSAEHPLFLLYTSGSTGKPKGVQHSTGGYLLHAAVTTKWTFDLKPDDVFWCTADIGWVTGHTYVAYGPLAVGGTQVVFEGVPTYPDAARFWRMIEAHKVSIFYTAPTAIRALIKAAESNDAVHPRNFNLSSLRLLGTVGEPINPAAWEWYHREIGGGRCPIVDTFWQTETGGHMITPLPGAHALTPGSCSLPFPGIDAAVVDETGKEVPWGQGGVLVVRKPWPSMIRNIWGDSERFKKSYYPADFQGKYYLAGDGAIRDEKTGYFTITGRIDDVLNVSGHRMGTMEIESALVSHPLVAEAAVVGRPDDLTGEAICAFVVLKRPRPTGDEAKQLANELRNHVGHEIGPIAKPKDIRFGDNLPKTRSGKIMRRLLRVVAKGEPVTQDTSTLENPAILDQLSQSN from the coding sequence ATGACTGGCCCAACTGAGACCACAAATCAGAGCAAGCAATATCCCGTCCCCGAGGCCTTCGCCCGTACCGCCCACGTCGGCAGCCGAGCGGCCTATGACAAGCTGTGCGCCCAGGCGCAGGAGAACTACGAAGGTTACTGGGCCGGTCTGGCCAAGCAGTTCCTGACGTGGCACAAGCCGTTTACCAAAGCGCTGGACGAATCGAACGCCCCGTTCTTCAAATGGTTCGAGGACGGCGAGCTCAACGCCTCCTACAACTGCCTGGACCGCAACATCGAGGCTGGCCTGGGCGACAAGACTGCCATCATCTTCGAGGCCGACGATGGCCAGGTCACCCACGTGACCTACAAGAATCTGCTGGCTCGCGTGTCGAAGCTGGCCAACGCCTTGAAGGCCCAGGGCGTCAAGAAGGGTGACCGCGTCGTGCTGTATCTGCCGATGTCGGTGGAAGGCGTCGTGGCCATGCAGGCCTGCGCGCGCATTGGCGCGACGCACTCGGTGGTGTTCGGCGGCTTCTCGGCACAGAGCCTGCGTGACCGCGTGGAAGACGCGGGCGCCGTGGTCGTGATCACGGCCGATGAACAACTGCGCGGTGGCAAGGCGCTGCCGCTCAAGGCCATCGTGGACGAGGCTCTTACTCTGGGCGGCTGCGACAGCGTCCGCCAGGTCATCGTCTGGCAACGCACGGGCGGCAAGGTGCCCATGGTGGCTGGCCGCGACGTGTACCTGCACGATGTCGTTGCCCAGCAATCCGATGTCTGCCCGCCTGAGTGGGTTTCTGCAGAACACCCGCTGTTCCTGCTGTACACCTCTGGCTCCACCGGCAAGCCCAAAGGTGTTCAGCACAGCACGGGCGGTTACCTGCTGCATGCAGCCGTGACCACCAAGTGGACGTTCGACCTCAAGCCCGATGACGTGTTCTGGTGCACGGCTGACATCGGCTGGGTCACCGGTCACACCTACGTGGCCTATGGCCCGCTGGCCGTCGGTGGCACGCAGGTCGTGTTCGAGGGCGTGCCCACCTACCCGGACGCCGCCCGCTTCTGGCGCATGATCGAAGCCCACAAGGTCTCGATCTTCTACACCGCGCCCACGGCCATCCGCGCCCTGATCAAGGCAGCCGAGTCCAACGACGCCGTGCACCCGCGCAACTTCAACCTGAGCAGCCTGCGCCTGCTGGGCACGGTGGGCGAGCCCATCAACCCCGCGGCCTGGGAGTGGTACCACCGCGAAATCGGTGGTGGCCGTTGCCCCATCGTCGACACCTTCTGGCAGACCGAAACGGGCGGCCACATGATCACGCCGCTGCCTGGCGCCCACGCGTTGACGCCTGGTTCCTGCTCGCTGCCCTTCCCGGGCATCGATGCGGCCGTGGTGGACGAAACCGGCAAGGAAGTGCCATGGGGGCAGGGCGGCGTGCTGGTCGTGCGCAAGCCCTGGCCATCGATGATCCGCAACATCTGGGGTGATTCCGAGCGCTTCAAGAAGAGCTATTACCCGGCGGATTTCCAGGGCAAGTACTACCTGGCTGGTGACGGCGCCATCCGTGACGAGAAGACGGGCTACTTCACCATCACCGGCCGCATCGACGACGTGCTGAACGTGTCGGGCCACCGCATGGGCACGATGGAAATCGAATCGGCTTTGGTGTCGCACCCGCTGGTGGCCGAGGCCGCTGTCGTGGGTCGCCCTGACGACCTGACCGGCGAGGCCATCTGCGCCTTCGTGGTGCTCAAGCGTCCACGCCCCACGGGGGACGAGGCCAAGCAACTGGCCAACGAATTGCGCAACCACGTGGGCCACGAGATCGGGCCCATCGCCAAGCCCAAGGACATCCGCTTCGGTGACAACCTGCCCAAGACCCGCTCCGGCAAGATCATGCGACGCCTGTTGCGCGTGGTGGCCAAGGGCGAGCCTGTCACGCAGGACACCAGCACGCTGGAAAACCCCGCGATTCTCGATCAGTTGTCCCAGAGTAATTGA
- a CDS encoding fumarate hydratase, with amino-acid sequence MTTIRYDDLVESVAAALQYISYYHPADYIAHLARAYEREESPAAKDAIAQILTNSRMCAEGHRPICQDTGIVNVFLKIGMGVKWEGFGARSIQEAVDEGVRRGYNNPDNKLRASVLSDPIFERKNTKDNTPAVVFMELIPGDKVDVTVAAKGGGSENKSKVYMLNPSDNIVDWVLKTVPTMGAGWCPPGMLGIGVGGTAEKAALLAKESLMDDIDMYELLERGPQNKLEELRIELYEKVNALGIGAQGLGGLTTVLDVKIKTYPTHAASKPIAMIPNCAATRHAHFVMDGSGPVYLDPPSLDLWPNVHWAPDYNKSKRVDLNTLTKEEVASWKPGQTLLLNGKMLTGRDAAHKRIQDMLAKGEKLPVDFTNRVIYYVGPVDPVRDEVVGPAGPTTATRMDKFTEMMLAQTGLISMVGKAERGPTAIEAIKKHKSAYLMAVGGSAYLVSKAIKAAKVVGFADLGMEAIYEFDVVDMPVTVAVDSGGTSAHIEGPKTWQAKIGKIPVSVA; translated from the coding sequence ATGACGACCATTCGCTACGACGATCTCGTTGAAAGTGTCGCAGCCGCGCTGCAATACATCAGCTACTACCACCCCGCTGACTACATCGCCCACCTGGCTCGCGCCTACGAGCGCGAAGAGAGCCCGGCTGCCAAGGACGCCATCGCGCAGATCCTGACCAACTCGCGCATGTGCGCGGAAGGCCACCGCCCCATCTGCCAGGACACCGGCATCGTCAACGTCTTCCTGAAGATCGGGATGGGCGTGAAGTGGGAAGGCTTTGGTGCCCGCTCCATCCAGGAAGCGGTGGACGAAGGCGTGCGCCGCGGCTACAACAACCCGGACAACAAGCTGCGCGCCTCGGTGCTGTCGGACCCGATCTTCGAACGCAAGAACACCAAGGACAACACGCCTGCCGTGGTCTTCATGGAGCTGATTCCCGGCGACAAGGTTGACGTGACTGTGGCTGCCAAGGGCGGCGGCTCGGAGAACAAATCCAAGGTCTACATGCTCAACCCGTCGGACAACATCGTGGACTGGGTGCTCAAGACCGTGCCGACCATGGGCGCTGGCTGGTGCCCGCCCGGCATGCTGGGCATCGGCGTTGGTGGCACGGCCGAGAAGGCCGCCCTGCTGGCCAAGGAATCGTTGATGGACGACATCGATATGTACGAGTTGCTGGAGCGCGGCCCCCAGAACAAGCTGGAAGAGCTGCGCATCGAGCTGTACGAGAAGGTCAACGCCCTGGGCATCGGCGCGCAAGGCCTGGGTGGCCTGACCACGGTGCTGGACGTCAAGATCAAGACCTACCCGACGCACGCGGCCTCCAAGCCGATTGCCATGATCCCGAACTGCGCGGCCACCCGCCATGCGCACTTCGTGATGGACGGCTCGGGCCCGGTCTACCTGGACCCGCCCAGCCTGGACCTGTGGCCCAACGTGCACTGGGCGCCGGACTACAACAAGTCCAAGCGCGTGGACCTGAACACGCTGACCAAGGAAGAAGTGGCCAGCTGGAAGCCCGGCCAGACCCTGCTGCTCAACGGCAAGATGCTGACGGGCCGCGACGCCGCGCACAAGCGCATTCAGGACATGCTGGCCAAGGGCGAGAAGCTGCCCGTGGACTTCACCAACCGCGTCATCTACTACGTGGGCCCGGTTGACCCGGTGCGCGACGAAGTGGTCGGCCCCGCCGGCCCCACCACCGCCACCCGCATGGACAAGTTCACCGAGATGATGCTGGCCCAGACCGGCCTGATCTCGATGGTGGGCAAGGCCGAGCGTGGCCCGACTGCCATCGAAGCCATCAAGAAGCACAAATCGGCCTACCTGATGGCCGTGGGTGGCTCGGCCTACCTGGTGTCCAAGGCGATCAAGGCCGCCAAGGTCGTGGGTTTTGCAGACCTGGGCATGGAAGCCATCTACGAGTTCGACGTGGTCGACATGCCGGTGACCGTGGCCGTGGACAGCGGCGGCACCAGCGCGCACATCGAAGGGCCCAAGACCTGGCAGGCCAAGATCGGCAAGATCCCCGTCAGCGTGGCCTGA
- a CDS encoding diguanylate cyclase, with protein sequence MLSIDVYTCYAVAGAGSLVGLGLLAMVRTEQARVSYALGLFRWALLCLSALLCVQLSPLSLRPEVTKGAIGFAGMGVALLAWAFRQLNGRRTHPGVGLVVVLLVGMSLWVGAALGTDAQYVQTIGIVFGLVSVGMALDQGLITVQNGKFTGGDLSLLVAACEFALNWLVLLYWAFTQPGPYPSHWLHTPDWLMPITGLSFALLPLAVSSVVFASVNDRLMQQLRARSLSDDLTGALSRRGLRELGERMVALQSAQASILAVLMIDIDLFKDVNDRYGHATGDDVLRHVTNTVRDHLREDALLARYGGEEFSVLLPVRSRLEAQSIAERVREIVELSPFETRTGEIRVTVSIGIAYHREDTTLEDDLARADACLYQAKHTGRNRVVSGD encoded by the coding sequence ATGCTGTCGATTGATGTCTATACCTGCTACGCGGTTGCGGGCGCGGGCTCCCTGGTGGGCCTGGGCCTGCTGGCCATGGTGCGCACGGAACAAGCCCGTGTGAGTTATGCATTGGGCCTGTTCCGCTGGGCGCTGCTGTGCCTGTCGGCGTTGCTGTGCGTGCAACTCAGCCCGCTGAGCCTTCGGCCCGAGGTGACCAAGGGCGCCATCGGCTTTGCCGGCATGGGGGTGGCCTTGCTGGCCTGGGCCTTCAGGCAACTCAACGGGCGCCGCACCCACCCTGGGGTGGGTCTGGTGGTGGTATTGCTGGTGGGGATGTCGCTGTGGGTGGGGGCGGCTCTCGGCACGGACGCGCAGTACGTGCAGACCATCGGCATCGTGTTTGGCCTGGTCAGTGTGGGCATGGCGCTGGACCAGGGGCTGATCACCGTTCAGAACGGCAAGTTCACCGGTGGCGATCTGAGCTTGCTGGTGGCCGCGTGTGAATTTGCCTTGAACTGGCTTGTCCTGCTGTACTGGGCTTTCACGCAGCCCGGGCCTTACCCCTCGCACTGGCTGCACACCCCCGACTGGCTCATGCCCATCACGGGCTTGAGTTTTGCCTTGCTGCCCCTGGCGGTGTCGTCTGTCGTGTTTGCTTCGGTCAATGACCGGCTCATGCAGCAGCTGCGCGCCCGCTCCTTGTCGGACGACCTGACCGGCGCCTTGTCTCGTCGGGGCTTGCGCGAGCTGGGTGAGCGCATGGTGGCCTTGCAGTCGGCACAGGCCAGCATCCTGGCGGTGCTGATGATCGACATCGACCTGTTCAAGGACGTGAATGACCGATACGGCCACGCCACGGGCGACGACGTGCTGCGGCATGTGACCAACACCGTGCGCGATCACCTCCGGGAAGACGCCTTGCTGGCGCGTTATGGCGGCGAGGAATTCTCTGTGCTGCTGCCGGTGCGTTCGAGGCTGGAGGCGCAGTCCATCGCGGAACGCGTGCGCGAAATCGTGGAGTTGAGCCCCTTCGAGACGCGCACGGGCGAGATCCGTGTGACCGTGAGCATCGGCATCGCCTACCACCGGGAGGACACCACGCTGGAAGATGATCTGGCCCGGGCGGACGCCTGCCTGTACCAGGCCAAACACACCGGCCGCAACCGAGTCGTCAGCGGCGATTGA
- a CDS encoding type IV pili methyl-accepting chemotaxis transducer N-terminal domain-containing protein, giving the protein MSRLINLAGRQRMLSQRLTLFVVLAGGGRTSALSTAEEVLNQFRSSHQLLTQGGDGLPGLFSHKLRQAFDGASQARAHIEAFIDLLERTIRSLRRGEPLSEATQSALVDTSSDLLGVLTQITQTYELEARQLSKAQQAQRTRLNEEIQSVAREARVVAFNAQVSAYRAGPEGREFAVVAARMATITEEVEQLVKASMNSA; this is encoded by the coding sequence TTGTCTCGTCTGATCAACCTGGCCGGGCGTCAGCGCATGTTGTCGCAGCGGCTGACCTTGTTCGTGGTGCTGGCGGGGGGCGGGCGCACCAGTGCGCTGTCGACGGCGGAGGAGGTGCTCAACCAGTTTCGCAGCAGCCACCAGTTGCTGACCCAAGGTGGGGACGGTCTGCCCGGCTTGTTCTCTCACAAGCTGCGCCAGGCTTTTGATGGGGCCTCGCAGGCCAGGGCGCACATCGAAGCCTTCATCGACTTGCTGGAGCGAACCATCAGAAGCTTGCGGCGCGGTGAGCCCTTGAGCGAGGCCACGCAGTCTGCCTTGGTGGACACATCCTCGGACTTGCTGGGTGTGTTGACCCAGATCACGCAAACTTACGAACTGGAGGCCCGGCAACTGTCCAAGGCGCAGCAGGCGCAACGTACGCGCCTCAATGAGGAGATTCAGTCGGTTGCGCGGGAAGCACGCGTGGTGGCCTTCAATGCGCAGGTTTCGGCCTACCGCGCGGGGCCCGAGGGCCGGGAGTTTGCGGTGGTGGCCGCGCGCATGGCCACCATCACGGAAGAGGTGGAGCAACTGGTCAAGGCGTCGATGAATTCGGCTTGA
- the clpB gene encoding ATP-dependent chaperone ClpB, translating to MRLDKLTTKFQEALTEAQSLAVTRDNPYIEPAHILLAMLRQDDGPRALLEKAGVKVPGLATELEKQIDKLPQVQGADQVQAGRDTVSLLQGAEKEAHKQGDPYIASEMFLLALADHKGDTASVARDFGLNRKALEAAVKAVRGDQKVDNPEAEGQREALKKYTLDLTERARAGKLDPVIGRDEEIRRAIQVLQRRSKNNPVLIGEPGVGKTAIVEGLAQRIVAGEVPDTLKNKRVLVLDMALLLAGAKYRGDFEERLKNVLKEVAKDEGQTIMFIDEIHTMVGAGKADGAMDAGNMLKPALARGELHCIGATTLDEYRKYIEKDAALERRFQKILVGEPTVEATIAILRGLQEKYEVHHGVEITDPAIVAAAELSNRYITDRFLPDKAIDLIDEAAAKIKIEIDSKPEALDRLDRRLIQLKIEREAVKREKDEASIKRLGLIEEEISKLEREYADLEEIWKAEKAQAQGSATVKEDIDKIRFQIEEFKRKGDFNKVAELQYGKLPELEKRLKDAQDKENAKVKDSGKPTLLRTQVGAEEIAEVVARATGIPVSKLMQGERDKLLAMEDKLHERVVGQEEAIVAVSDAIRRSRAGLSDPNRPYGSFLFLGPTGVGKTELCKALAGFLFDSEDHLIRIDMSEFMEKHSVSRLIGAPPGYVGYEEGGTLTEAVRRKPYSVVLLDEVEKAHPDVFNVLLQVLDDGRLTDGQGRTVDFKNTVIVMTSNLGSHHIMQMAGQPSEDIKDAVWVEVKQHFRPEFLNRIDEVVVFHALDMANIQSIAKIQLKGLEGRLAQLEMKLDVSNEALVELAKVGFDPVFGARPLKRAIQQRIENPVAKLILQGKFGPKDVIPVKVNEAGEFEFDRTVH from the coding sequence ATGCGACTCGACAAACTCACCACCAAATTTCAGGAAGCGCTGACCGAGGCTCAGAGCCTGGCCGTCACGCGCGACAACCCCTACATCGAACCGGCCCACATCCTGCTGGCCATGCTGCGCCAGGACGATGGCCCGCGTGCGCTGCTCGAAAAGGCGGGCGTCAAGGTACCCGGCCTGGCCACCGAGCTGGAAAAGCAGATCGACAAGCTGCCGCAAGTGCAGGGCGCCGACCAGGTGCAGGCCGGGCGTGACACCGTCAGCCTGCTGCAAGGCGCAGAGAAAGAAGCCCACAAGCAGGGCGACCCCTACATCGCCAGCGAGATGTTCCTGCTGGCCCTGGCCGATCACAAGGGTGACACGGCCTCCGTGGCGCGCGATTTCGGCTTGAACCGCAAGGCGCTGGAAGCCGCTGTCAAAGCCGTCCGAGGAGACCAGAAGGTGGACAACCCCGAAGCCGAAGGCCAGCGCGAAGCGCTCAAGAAGTACACCCTGGACCTCACCGAGCGTGCCCGTGCTGGCAAGCTCGACCCCGTGATCGGTCGCGACGAAGAGATCCGCCGTGCGATCCAGGTGCTGCAGCGTCGCTCCAAGAACAACCCCGTGCTGATCGGTGAACCCGGCGTGGGCAAGACCGCCATCGTGGAAGGCCTGGCCCAGCGCATCGTGGCTGGCGAAGTGCCCGATACCCTCAAGAACAAGCGCGTGCTGGTACTCGACATGGCCCTCTTGCTGGCCGGCGCCAAGTACCGTGGTGACTTCGAGGAGCGCCTGAAGAACGTGCTCAAGGAAGTGGCCAAGGACGAAGGCCAGACCATCATGTTCATCGACGAGATCCACACCATGGTCGGTGCGGGCAAGGCCGATGGCGCCATGGACGCCGGCAACATGCTCAAGCCCGCCCTGGCGCGTGGCGAGCTGCATTGCATCGGTGCGACCACGCTGGACGAATACCGCAAGTACATCGAGAAGGACGCTGCGCTGGAGCGCCGCTTCCAGAAGATCCTGGTGGGCGAGCCCACGGTCGAGGCCACCATCGCCATCCTGCGCGGCCTGCAGGAGAAGTACGAAGTGCACCATGGCGTCGAGATCACCGACCCGGCCATCGTGGCCGCGGCCGAGTTGTCCAACCGCTACATCACCGACCGCTTCCTGCCGGACAAGGCCATCGACCTGATCGACGAGGCCGCTGCCAAGATCAAGATCGAGATCGACTCCAAGCCTGAAGCTCTGGACCGCCTGGACCGCCGCCTGATCCAGCTGAAGATCGAGCGTGAAGCCGTCAAGCGCGAGAAGGACGAAGCCTCCATCAAGCGCCTGGGCCTGATCGAAGAAGAGATCAGCAAGCTGGAGCGAGAGTACGCCGATCTGGAAGAGATCTGGAAGGCCGAAAAGGCCCAGGCCCAAGGTTCGGCCACGGTCAAGGAAGACATCGACAAGATCCGCTTCCAGATCGAGGAGTTCAAGCGCAAGGGCGATTTCAACAAGGTGGCCGAGCTGCAATACGGCAAGCTGCCCGAGCTGGAGAAGCGCCTGAAGGACGCGCAGGACAAGGAGAACGCCAAGGTCAAGGACAGTGGCAAGCCGACGCTGCTTCGCACGCAAGTGGGCGCAGAGGAAATCGCCGAAGTGGTGGCCCGCGCCACCGGCATCCCCGTGTCCAAGCTGATGCAGGGCGAGCGCGACAAGCTGCTGGCCATGGAAGACAAGCTGCACGAACGCGTGGTGGGGCAGGAAGAGGCCATCGTGGCCGTGTCCGACGCCATCCGCCGCTCGCGTGCGGGCCTGTCTGACCCGAATCGCCCGTATGGCTCCTTCCTGTTCCTGGGCCCCACCGGCGTGGGCAAGACCGAGCTGTGCAAGGCCCTGGCCGGCTTCCTGTTCGACAGCGAAGACCACCTGATCCGCATCGACATGAGCGAGTTCATGGAGAAGCACTCGGTGAGCCGCCTGATCGGCGCGCCTCCGGGCTATGTGGGCTATGAAGAAGGCGGCACCCTGACCGAGGCCGTGCGTCGCAAGCCCTACAGCGTGGTGCTGCTCGATGAAGTCGAGAAGGCCCACCCGGACGTGTTCAACGTGCTGCTGCAAGTGCTGGACGATGGCCGCCTGACCGATGGCCAGGGCCGCACCGTGGACTTCAAGAACACCGTGATCGTGATGACCTCCAATCTGGGCTCGCACCACATCATGCAGATGGCGGGGCAACCTTCAGAGGACATCAAGGACGCCGTGTGGGTCGAGGTCAAGCAGCACTTCCGCCCCGAGTTCCTCAACCGCATCGACGAGGTGGTGGTGTTCCATGCGCTGGACATGGCAAACATCCAGTCCATCGCCAAGATCCAGCTCAAGGGCCTGGAAGGCCGCCTGGCTCAGCTGGAGATGAAGCTGGATGTGTCCAACGAGGCGCTGGTCGAGCTGGCCAAGGTCGGCTTCGATCCGGTGTTTGGTGCACGGCCTTTGAAGCGCGCCATCCAGCAGCGCATTGAGAACCCGGTGGCCAAGCTGATCCTGCAGGGCAAGTTTGGCCCGAAGGACGTGATCCCGGTGAAGGTCAACGAAGCCGGCGAATTCGAGTTCGACCGGACGGTGCACTGA
- a CDS encoding HD-GYP domain-containing protein, whose product MTVAEERQVEATEDIYSENGMKLVAKGYAINRSMRERLIEHKLIKPLEDCMAVSDGVTGKRCAEMAERMLDTYPALRAVCLSEKRASPIKLFTDSTFAGRLQTLLTVYTEHQSGKLDHAVCVALLAISLVQRMMPGENDALNVMLVAALSHDVGELYIDPRYLEKDAQLGPKEWRHIAAHPLIAHSLLKDLAGMARPASALILDHHERLDGFGYPQGRRMGEVSDSAQILAVAEMLGGMLDKGGGALQQADVAVKLIHGEFSRPVIDVVSKTFRECREADATAQGEALKDALTMSRELGERLNRIMSVQADFKPMFDRASGPFKTLWGQALERFESIRRAWSSTGLDVQPDGAWLHNESPAMQREVAAILREINWRLRELDRELHARVIRSAGGDLPMLERYLKEVRATAGAAEDAAVS is encoded by the coding sequence ATGACGGTGGCCGAAGAGCGCCAGGTTGAAGCCACGGAAGATATTTATTCCGAAAATGGCATGAAACTGGTCGCCAAGGGTTATGCCATTAACCGGTCCATGCGCGAGCGCCTGATCGAGCACAAATTGATCAAGCCTCTGGAAGACTGCATGGCCGTATCCGATGGTGTGACCGGCAAGCGTTGCGCGGAAATGGCCGAGCGCATGCTGGACACTTATCCGGCCTTGCGGGCCGTGTGCCTGTCGGAAAAGCGTGCCAGCCCGATCAAATTGTTCACCGACAGCACCTTCGCGGGGCGCCTGCAGACGCTGCTGACGGTCTACACCGAGCACCAGTCCGGCAAGCTGGACCATGCCGTGTGCGTGGCCCTGCTGGCCATCAGCCTGGTGCAGCGCATGATGCCCGGCGAAAACGATGCCCTCAACGTGATGCTGGTGGCGGCCTTGAGCCACGATGTGGGCGAGCTCTACATCGACCCCCGCTACCTCGAAAAAGACGCCCAGCTGGGCCCCAAGGAGTGGCGCCACATCGCCGCCCACCCGTTGATTGCACACAGCCTGCTCAAGGACCTGGCCGGCATGGCCAGACCCGCCAGCGCCCTGATCCTGGATCACCACGAGCGCCTGGATGGCTTTGGCTACCCGCAAGGGCGCCGCATGGGCGAGGTGTCTGACAGCGCCCAGATCCTGGCCGTGGCTGAGATGCTGGGGGGCATGCTCGACAAGGGCGGTGGCGCGCTGCAGCAGGCCGATGTGGCGGTCAAGCTCATTCATGGCGAGTTCAGCCGACCGGTCATCGACGTGGTGAGCAAGACATTCCGTGAGTGCAGAGAGGCGGATGCCACCGCACAAGGCGAGGCCTTGAAGGACGCCTTGACCATGTCGCGCGAGCTCGGCGAGCGGCTCAACCGCATCATGAGTGTGCAGGCTGACTTCAAGCCCATGTTCGATCGGGCCAGCGGGCCGTTCAAGACCCTGTGGGGGCAGGCGCTGGAACGGTTCGAGAGCATCCGGCGCGCCTGGTCCAGCACAGGGCTTGACGTTCAGCCCGACGGGGCCTGGCTGCACAACGAGTCGCCCGCGATGCAGCGAGAGGTGGCCGCCATCCTCCGGGAGATCAACTGGCGCCTGCGGGAGCTGGACCGGGAGTTGCACGCGCGCGTCATCCGAAGCGCCGGTGGCGATCTGCCCATGCTGGAGCGTTACCTCAAGGAGGTTCGCGCTACCGCGGGCGCGGCCGAGGACGCGGCTGTATCGTGA
- a CDS encoding TIGR00645 family protein, whose product MSNNHKSPKSGLLPSFIFASRWLQLPLYLGLILAQVVYVFHFWVELVHLVEAALGNQDALKAIFEASGQQGATPPDHLTETTIMLVVLGLIDVVMISNLLIMVIVGGYETFVSRMNLEDHPDQPEWLDHVNASVLKVKLGTAIIGISSIHLLKTFINAENYSDKALIAQTVIHIAFLLSAMAIAATDRILHPAGASHEKH is encoded by the coding sequence ATGAGCAACAATCACAAGTCACCAAAATCAGGTCTTCTACCATCATTTATTTTTGCCAGCAGGTGGCTGCAATTGCCGCTGTATCTCGGGCTCATCCTGGCGCAAGTGGTTTATGTCTTTCACTTCTGGGTGGAGCTGGTTCACCTGGTTGAAGCCGCACTGGGCAATCAGGATGCGCTCAAGGCCATCTTCGAGGCCTCCGGCCAGCAAGGCGCCACGCCGCCTGATCACCTGACCGAAACCACCATCATGCTGGTGGTGCTGGGGCTGATCGACGTGGTGATGATCTCCAACCTGCTGATCATGGTGATCGTGGGGGGCTACGAGACCTTCGTCTCCCGCATGAACCTGGAAGACCACCCCGATCAGCCCGAGTGGCTGGACCACGTCAACGCGTCGGTGCTCAAGGTGAAGCTGGGCACGGCCATCATCGGGATTTCGTCCATCCACCTGCTCAAGACCTTCATCAACGCCGAAAACTACTCGGACAAGGCCTTGATTGCGCAGACTGTGATCCACATCGCCTTCCTGCTGTCGGCCATGGCGATTGCCGCCACCGACCGCATCCTGCATCCGGCCGGGGCGTCGCACGAGAAACATTGA
- a CDS encoding MBL fold metallo-hydrolase, with translation MKNPYFNPAKKHHRPDGFQNNYMSFRGKRWHEILRWRWQAWRAGHPRPLQSPIPVLAPDLAFIHANAKAGLAMQPAMTWIGHITVLAQIGGLNLLTDPVFSERCFPVQWAGPARQTPPGLRLDQLPHIDVVLLSHNHYDHMDEASLIALAKQPGGCPLFITPLGHKHWFARRGIQRVIELDWWDTHVLEATAQSARIPVTLTPAQHWSARTATDALRSLWGGYAVLSPDCHLFFAGDTAYSKDFIDIRQHFAREHAPELGGGFDIALLPIGAYEPRWFMKDQHVNPEESVQIFKDLGCKRALAVHWGTFQLTDEALDEPPRALARALAAQGLSPTDFHVAAVGETWRLPARLKPNSSTP, from the coding sequence ATGAAGAACCCCTACTTCAACCCCGCCAAGAAGCACCACCGGCCTGACGGCTTCCAGAACAACTACATGTCGTTCAGAGGCAAGCGCTGGCATGAAATCCTGCGCTGGCGCTGGCAGGCCTGGCGCGCCGGGCACCCTCGCCCGCTGCAGAGCCCCATCCCCGTGTTGGCGCCGGATCTGGCCTTCATTCACGCCAATGCCAAGGCGGGCCTGGCCATGCAGCCGGCCATGACCTGGATCGGGCACATCACGGTGCTGGCGCAAATCGGCGGGCTCAACCTGCTGACCGACCCGGTGTTTTCGGAGCGCTGCTTTCCGGTGCAATGGGCGGGCCCAGCGAGGCAAACCCCACCAGGCTTGCGACTGGACCAGTTGCCGCACATCGACGTGGTGCTGCTGTCGCACAACCACTATGACCACATGGACGAGGCCTCGCTGATCGCCTTGGCGAAACAGCCCGGCGGCTGCCCGTTGTTCATCACGCCGCTGGGGCACAAGCATTGGTTCGCACGGCGCGGCATCCAGCGCGTGATCGAGCTGGACTGGTGGGACACGCATGTGCTGGAGGCCACGGCGCAATCAGCACGGATACCGGTGACCTTGACCCCGGCCCAGCACTGGTCGGCGCGCACCGCGACCGATGCCTTACGCAGCCTGTGGGGTGGCTACGCGGTGCTGTCCCCCGATTGCCACTTGTTCTTTGCGGGTGACACGGCCTATTCGAAGGACTTCATCGACATCCGTCAGCACTTCGCGCGTGAGCACGCGCCGGAGTTGGGCGGCGGGTTTGACATCGCGCTGCTGCCCATCGGTGCCTATGAGCCACGCTGGTTCATGAAGGACCAGCATGTCAACCCGGAAGAGTCAGTGCAGATCTTCAAGGACCTGGGCTGCAAACGCGCGCTGGCCGTGCACTGGGGCACCTTCCAGTTGACGGACGAGGCGCTGGATGAGCCGCCGAGGGCGTTGGCGCGTGCGCTGGCGGCTCAAGGTTTGTCGCCAACGGACTTTCATGTGGCAGCCGTTGGCGAAACCTGGCGCCTGCCCGCGCGGCTCAAGCCGAATTCATCGACGCCTTGA